A window of Drosophila santomea strain STO CAGO 1482 chromosome X, Prin_Dsan_1.1, whole genome shotgun sequence genomic DNA:
TTATTGTATGGCCAATTGCTTTTGtgctacaaaatatatagaCGAATTTATTTCCTACGATTAATCCTTTGTAtcggtattttttttttacgatttCTTTCGTATTTGCACTTGCCGTGTCGACGGGAAAATTACCAgcactttattttatttgaggTGAGCGAGGGAGAGAGAGCGCTGGAGAGAGCGAAAGCGAATTGAGACCCGCGAGAGAGTTTGAAAAGAAAAGAGGCAGCATTATCATCAAAAATCGCTGCTCACCACAGAAAAAGTCAGCCATGTTGAGTTGCGCTTTGAACAATTAGTCACTGACTAATACATGTACAGCGATTTTGCTCTTGttttccccctcccccctgATGTGCTATATgcatggaaattgaaaatcgaATTTAAATGTCACTGTTTTGCGCCTGATAACAATGGGACAATGCCAGGAAACTGACGAAATTCGGTGTATATACATCCAATTGTGTAGCGGTACTTCCcaattcacacacacacacagcagctctcgcacacacacacacacacacatgagcGCGCACACTTGCAGTGCCGCAATATGCCACATAAACAAGAACATAATTAGATAAACTGTAAATTAATCGGATGCTTTTACATCAAATAAACAtgtattgtatgtatatattgcatttgcaagcgtacacacacacgcactttcgcacttaacattttttcacaaTGAATTCAAAGATATTTGGAGCCCGTATGCTTACtgcaatttaaaaaagatttaTGTTATGTACAATCATACTCGAAAAAAACACGTCGATTTGTTGCTTGACGGGCACACACACTGAAGACAAACTGAGCTCTTATCAAGCTCTAACAAatgtagtttatttttttttgtttgactaAATACTGACTGCAAGACAAAGTAGAGGTGTGAAAGTTATACAATTAATGCCGATATATACGGCAAATATGCAATTGCGTGGAGTGAAAAAACATCGATACCTCATTTATCTTTCAACTCGATATTTATATCGCACGATCTCACTGGTACACGTTATTTGttcataattttataatatagtTAATGTTTGAGTAATGTAATACAACTTTGCAAAAGCAACGAATTTCGTTTACTTTATctcttttatttatgttttgaCGATAAGTTGATTTTTAGATCATAATAAATACGTTTGGGTAACAGGTGTTATCGAGTGATCCAATTGGACACAGTTTCTTATTGGAAACCCGTTTTCCCCACTGTGTTTATTCGATTTTTTAGAACAGTTCCGTTTGAAAactaaatttgtattttgttgcGGTGACTTTCtacttttataattaaaaacgcATTACGTTCCACTTAAATTTGACGATACAGATAGAATTATTTTACCTGTTTATACCAGCTTTTGTTATCGATAAGCATATCTTAAAAACTTCGAAATTTTGTgaacgaaaataaatttagtttTACTTAGTGATAAATAATAGTAAAGATagtgtataaataaaatattataaaagtttatttgaattaaaaatattttgatagatgataacaataaaacatttaGCGCTGATTAGCTTTTCGtatattaaaattgttgtaCATTTAAAGATAAAACCGAATTaaaaaagccaaaataaaACTCTCAAATTATTTCAAGTTATATAATttatcttttataaattttttcattttatttgtgtatatatgATGTCAGTAGTAGAACTTTTTACATTTTCGAAACTGGTTTAAGGCCTAGTATATAAAAGCATTGGCGCAACACAGCCGCAGTTGCCTCGCACAGGAGAATTCGGCTATGATTTACCGCGATAATATCGCCTTGTTTGTTCTTTTCAATACAATAGCAAGAGTCATAGAATTCGGTAAACACGGTGCATACCTCGAAGCAGAACTCGCACAAGAAGTGCAGGAAGAGTTCCCTTGAGCACTTGATGAGTATGTCGTGGAGTTTCAAAAGAGTCTTTGCtaatttccattccttttcGTGGGCCAACACAATGTTGGTCATCTTCAGTATTTCAGGCAGATTGGAGAAATCTTCGCCACAGTTTCGTGCAATGGAGCATATACGTGTGTAGGTGTAAAGTAAGTACACCGCAGTGTTACCGCGATCCTCCAGCATCTTATCAAACGAAAATATATAGTCACTGATCCGGTTGTGACATAAATCCGAATACTTAATGCATCCGTATGCCAGCGACTCTTGGGCGTCCTTCAGTTCTTGTGGAGTGAGGACCTTATCGCGGCCACGACTCTCCAATTGCAGCAGTGATCGCTTCATTCCCTCGTCCAGCAAGTCGGCCAGCTTAACCGTATCACCCGATCGAGTCTTGAACTTCTTGCCATCCTCGCCCAGAACGACGCCAAACTGTACGTGGTCAACACGATGAGTGAGCGGATTCAGGATGGCTGATCGTTCGGCTGCTTTGAAAATGGTGTTGAAATGCGTGCTCTGTCCGGAGTCGACCACATAGATGATCCAGTCGCAAAGTTCCTCTTCCACGCGATGACGAATGGCTGCCATATCGGAGGTGTCATAGGTAAAGCCGCCATCCGATTTCACGATTGTCAGAGGGATGCCAGTTTTCGTATCGTCCGGCCACATGATTTCACGACCCTCATCCGCTTCCAGCAGACCTTTGCCTCGCAAGTATTCCACAACAGACAGCATACGTGATTGATAGAACGATTCACCGCGTTCCTTGATGCTAATATCTAATCGTTCGTAGATCGTTTGGAACTCCTTACGCGACACATTGCAAATTAGCTCCCAGGCTTTAATGGAATTTGGCACACCTTTCTGCAATGAAACCACTCGACTGTAGGCACGCTTTTTGAACTCCTCATCTTCATCGAATCTGCAGGGAAGTATTATTTACCTCGAGCACATCGTAATTAGTTAGTTTTCTTATATGTCTTACCGCTTCTTGGACTCTTTGTAGAACAATTGCAGATCACTGATTGGAGGGCTTTCATTAAGGTAGTTGGGGAAACGATCTTCCAAATGGGCAATCAGCATGCCAAACTGTGTTCCCCAATCACCAAGATGGTTGATGCGGATCACATCGTGCTGCAGGAACTCCAGTAGACGGCATAACGATTCGCCAATGATGGTGGATCGCAAGTGACCGACATGCATCTGTTTGGCAATGTTGGGAGATGAAAAGTCGACCAGGACTCGCCTTTTGTTCACTTCTGGCGGGCTGACACCATTACGCAACAGATTACTCAAGGCTGAAGCTGCATAATCCCTGCAAAAATTAACATTTGTATAGTTCGTAATGGATTTTATGTAAATTGGCTACCCACTTGCTAAGAAAAACATTTACGAAACCAGCTCCGGCAATTTCCAGCTTTTCTATGAGCGGCGATGGTGGGCAGTGTCCTTTCAACTCGGTTGCAATATCACGTGGTGCTTTACTAATGCCCTTTTCTTTCAGTTTTTTGGACAATCCCATGGCATTGTTGCACTGATAGTCGCCAAATTTCGCAGACGTGCTATTAACTGGTGCAATTATAACAGGCGTATCTCTGAATTCCGGAAAAGCTGATGCAATAGCCTGGCCGAAGACACTTTCCAGGTGCTCAGTGATCGAAGAGGAATCTTTGAGCTTCGCGGCGCCGCCGGCGGCATTTGATTCTTCAGCAATGGACTGCAGGGAATAATTgacatgcatttttaaaacttaaacACGTGAAGGGTCATAAACTCACCTTCTTCAGGATGAACAGGCGGTTCTTCAACTtcttattttcaatttgaagtTGAACAAGATCGACGTCCAACTGCTCACCatttttggcagtttgtatTCTGGCGGCAAGGCCTTGGGTCTTCAGTTCCTTTAAAGCCGGCAATGTCATGTCAAAATGTTGGCGTAAAGTATCAGCTATTTGCTTACCAGCTCCCTGAGTTTCTTTAGCTCCATATTTAGCTCGGACATGTTTCCAAATTTCGACTTTTGTTGCTCCGCTTattaataacaacaacacaacGATGCCACATGGATGGCAAGTAGTGTGCACACATCGCCTATCGATGACGATAACTGCTGGTGATGTCACGCATCACAGTCACTTCTAGGATGCCGTTTTTCCCACTGCCAATTTGGGTATTTCATCATTTCACAGTCAACGTATGCAACAACACACAATTATATTGTTTCTGCATTTTAAAATCAGTTCTAAAAAATGTAAAGCTCTGtatagaaaataaatgcaCAATAAAACACATCGCTTAGAAATATGTTGGCTGTGTCCGGTGGAAAAAACACATCGGGTGCACCTAACACTTAATATTTTTATCGATAGATCGATTTTTCGACCACCTCTATTATGATTAATTGTGATTGTTCTTTCGCTAAAGGTGTctcttaaaactttttatgtgtatgtgtgtttaattaatttatagattttgTCACCTTTGTGTAAACACTTACAGTCTACTGGGGGGCGCAACCTAAAGTACTTGACGTGTGGTGCACATTATCCACGAAAGATACATATGTGAAAACTAGGAAAAACAGATGTGTGTAACGCCGCTcccattaaaattaaaactgcaATGCAGAcggtttttttgttttacaaatataaatagtggataaaaacatatttaccGGGGCTAACGGACAGAAACTTCCTATTTATAAACAGGAGATAAACTATTTTCCTTGCATCTCTGTCCCGAAATTGCCAAGTGTCGATGAGGAATTtgtaaaagttaaaaaaaaaaccttatTATGCAGagcaatgcaaaaaaaaacgtttactttattttcatCCTCTGATACGCATTTTGTCTGCATGTTCGTGTGCTTGGTGACAATGGGACTATATATACACCGGTTTTTATATAAGTGAGTCGGCTCTGCTAGATAACACGGTGTGTTCCGATGATAAGGTATCCATATCATATCACACACGATCATCAACTAGGACATTCCAAAATGTTAACTATTAAAAAGAGTTTCATCGACTTGCACACTGAAGAAGCAGCACTGGAAATGCTTTCCCCAGAATCTCTAAactatatttgtttataagtGCGTGCTGGCTTCAAAGGACTTTCCTTTGAAACTGATTGTCTGAGATTTAATCGCAAAAATGTtccttgttattgttttaattggGTACAAACATTTACTACTACATTTACTGCATTTTTCTTAGACTTCAAATTAACAAGTTTCTTCTTTTCAGCGTACGATCGCTTGCGATTAATATATAAAGTATAGTTAACTTGAGCACAGATTCAATGGAAAGTATCAGCACCACAGGTCGGCGACGGAACAACATGCGAATCAATGCCGAAGATAATGCGCTGGATCAAATTACGAAAGAGGTGTGTATTTTACATCCTAAAACATGGCATTACATTTATGAAACTTCGGGGTTGAATAACATATAAAAGGTAATTAAATGTTGATCTTCCTTGGTGAATGCAGACACGCATTAAAGCTAAAATGGGCTACATAATTGAAACTATATAAACTACTTGAATTGAGTGAAATTGAACTGCTTCTTTTCAGGCGGAAGCGCGACTTGCTGCGCGTCGACAGGCGCGCGCCGAAGCCCGCGAGATTCGAATGAGGGAGCTGGAGCggcagcagaaggagcaggagaTCACCGCCGACCGGGTGTTCGACATGCAGAACTCCACGGCAGTTGGCAGCGAAACCCTGTCGGTGCATCCCGTGCGCCTCGCCTACGGCGGACTGTTAAACGTGACCCGTGCATCAGCATCCCGCCGCAGCAGTGAGGACTCCGTGGAGGAGGAGGGCAGAAGTTTTCGTGACTTCAAGCACGAGCTTAAGGTGAGCGCTGACACTCAATCCATGCACTTCAATGTAATTCAAGGTGTTTTGCTTTCAGGATGTTGAGGAGCGGTTTCGAAAAGCCATGATAACGAACGCCCAGTTGGACAACGATCGTGCCTCGCAGGCCTACGAAGTCAAGCTTCTGAAGGACAAATGCGAAATAATGGAAGAGTCGTATGCACAATTACAGCGCGAGTTCAAGGAGAAGATGCGTGACTGCAATGCGCTCAAACGCAACCTGGATCGCGCCAATCTCGAGCTTAAGCTAGTACAAGGGCAGTTAAACGAGCGCGACTCGTTGATCGCCGAGCAGGGCCTTCTAATTGTAGCAGTTGAAAATGCCGATGGCAGCGATGCCAAGCGAGCTCTTGTGAGTGTCGAGAATGCCAAGGTGCTGGCCTCCGTTCAGGGTTCTTTAGGTGATTATCCCCGTGCATTCTCCTGGATCAGATAACTTCTCAATAGTTCATGTTCTTTGCAGACGTAAGACTTAAAAAGTTCAGTGACGAAAAGCAGCGACTGCTGGCGGAGGTGCAAAAGCTTCACGAACAACTTGACGAGTATAAAAGTGATGGAATTTCCGGACGCCGCAGTCTTTCGCAAGGTTCCTTCGGCGATGAGAATGATTACGAGACCCAACGTACGTGTACCATACTTACTTAATGCCAACTAAACTTTCAGCATGCAAAGTGCACATAGTGATTATCCTATTATAACTAGCTCTTTGGCAGCACAAACACTAACAGATTCTTGCTCTGAACAATTTTcagaattattattttgtagtttttattatttgataacAAAGCTTGAagcaatatatttatatcatttATATTTCCGATTGTATTGATCGGCCACATTCTCTCGCACTTTTGTGTATCTCCATACAAACATATATCTTCAGTTTTTTacaataaattgtatatagcTATGGCAGCTTGGCACTATAGAGCTGCAACATATTTGTACTATATTATGAGCCCTTTTTCTTATATTATCCGACAGgggaaacaaacaaaatcatttcAGACCATAAATATAAGCTGCAAAAGGCGGAACAGGAAATCGCCAACTTACAGTCGAGCTTAGCCCGCTCAGAAACTCAAGTAATCCGATACAAAAGCACTGCAGAAGCCGCCGAAAAGGCTGAGGCAGAGCTGAAATTGGAGCGTCGCAAGCTGCAACGCGAGGTAAGTTGTGGAATGCCAACCAAAATGTGCAATTTATAAATGGTTTATTGTATTCCGCAGCACCGGGAACTCTTGGAGAAGTTGGAGGAAGCTGAAACGTCAAACAACCATTTGTTGAAACGCCTCGATAAGTTGAAAAACGCAAAGAGTGCCATTCTAAAGGACTTATGATCTAAGATGGGAAATGCAATCTCGCCAACCATTGAAAGGTCGCACCCGATGACATAGAAATCAGTACACGACATCATCAACACACAAATGCTGCAATTAAAATAGCACTTCGGTAGCAATTTAATCGGTCTTAGTGGTAGCAAATCGATAATTTTTGAAGGATAATCCAAAATACTCTaccttaaaaatatatatttaaattaaaatataaactaacTGGATAataattaacataaataatgtctatatgtatatttaaagcGCAAAATATAAGTAACAATTCAATTGGTTCAGCATTATGTGTATAAAATCATTCTATACAAATATGCGTTGACAAAATTATCGTAAGACACAGGCTTCTGGTAAACCTGACCAAtagtttttatatatatatatattattctaTTGAGTCTATATTTGAATCTTTGATATTTGCTAGAAATCCGTTTCATCGGTCGCGATCTCTCAGCGGAACGCCCAATAAATGCCACACTTAAGAACAATTAAAACCACcttgtttaaataaattacatttatttaattttatttatttttgaagaTTTCACAACATTGCAGCTTTGGCGGATCTTAATTGTTGCAAATCATTCTCGAGGGGCCACTGAAAAGCATCTAGGATTCCGACTGGGTTTGACGCTCTGCGGACAGGGAAAAAAGCAATAATCAGCATTGGCTTTGGgtaataattttaaatcacaaaaaataGTTAATAGTTGGTCGGTTGTAAACTTTTTGGGCGGACACTTTGGGATAttgattaatatatataaacacatCGCATTTGCATGCAGTTCAGACTGAAAGCGTAGTTAGAAACTTTGGAAACAAAGTTAGATACATAAACTTTCGTTGAGTTTTATGTGAACGCTGGGATAAATTGGGTTTTGTCTGCCGCGGCAGGCACTTACGccagtttttaaattatttaattgacgGCAGAACACTTAAGCCCTTTCAtctgaaaaatatattcaaatatgaCGCAATATGAAACATAGGTCGAACTTCTATAAATCTTTGGAGCGTTTGTTTTGAAAGGATGGTTTTGGTGAATGTAGTTTGTTAGCAGTTTGccaaaattgaattatttctAAACAGTTACGACAATTTTGAGTTTAAACcttttgaaatttgaatttgtgtGCATGGGTATTAACGCTCCAATGTTGATGATCAGGATTTGTagatttattttgtgtttttcaaaaatatatccAATTCGgaattcaaaataaatgatATCAGATGGGAACAGTTTCTATGCGCGATACTACGCCTAGAAATAGGCAACATTTTCGTAGTGAAAAAGTGGGAACACAACTGAGCCCTTTACTATTTAGTATTTTTCACATTGCCACTGCGAAACGGTGCTTTTTCGAAACCTTTAGGCTGAATATCGTTTGGAAACCACTTGTGGGTGACTTCGAAACATTCGAAATAACTCGTTAATAGTAGCGCCCCCTTAGCTCGCGAGTTATCCATAAGTTGCCGGAGTAACTTTATATAATGATTGCTATTTGGCAGCTCAATAGCCGCGCAAAATGGTATGATACGTACGAGCTGGCTTGCCATTTGCCCAGGGAGTGAAC
This region includes:
- the LOC120455553 gene encoding probable arginine--tRNA ligase, cytoplasmic — encoded protein: MSELNMELKKLRELELKTQGLAARIQTAKNGEQLDVDLVQLQIENKKLKNRLFILKKSIAEESNAAGGAAKLKDSSSITEHLESVFGQAIASAFPEFRDTPVIIAPVNSTSAKFGDYQCNNAMGLSKKLKEKGISKAPRDIATELKGHCPPSPLIEKLEIAGAGFVNVFLSKDYAASALSNLLRNGVSPPEVNKRRVLVDFSSPNIAKQMHVGHLRSTIIGESLCRLLEFLQHDVIRINHLGDWGTQFGMLIAHLEDRFPNYLNESPPISDLQLFYKESKKRFDEDEEFKKRAYSRVVSLQKGVPNSIKAWELICNVSRKEFQTIYERLDISIKERGESFYQSRMLSVVEYLRGKGLLEADEGREIMWPDDTKTGIPLTIVKSDGGFTYDTSDMAAIRHRVEEELCDWIIYVVDSGQSTHFNTIFKAAERSAILNPLTHRVDHVQFGVVLGEDGKKFKTRSGDTVKLADLLDEGMKRSLLQLESRGRDKVLTPQELKDAQESLAYGCIKYSDLCHNRISDYIFSFDKMLEDRGNTAVYLLYTYTRICSIARNCGEDFSNLPEILKMTNIVLAHEKEWKLAKTLLKLHDILIKCSRELFLHFLCEFCFEVCTVFTEFYDSCYCIEKNKQGDIIAVNHSRILLCEATAAVLRQCFYILGLKPVSKM
- the LOC120455554 gene encoding leucine-rich repeat flightless-interacting protein 2, encoding MESISTTGRRRNNMRINAEDNALDQITKEAEARLAARRQARAEAREIRMRELERQQKEQEITADRVFDMQNSTAVGSETLSVHPVRLAYGGLLNVTRASASRRSSEDSVEEEGRSFRDFKHELKDVEERFRKAMITNAQLDNDRASQAYEVKLLKDKCEIMEESYAQLQREFKEKMRDCNALKRNLDRANLELKLVQGQLNERDSLIAEQGLLIVAVENADGSDAKRALVSVENAKVLASVQGSLDVRLKKFSDEKQRLLAEVQKLHEQLDEYKSDGISGRRSLSQGSFGDENDYETQRETNKIISDHKYKLQKAEQEIANLQSSLARSETQVIRYKSTAEAAEKAEAELKLERRKLQREHRELLEKLEEAETSNNHLLKRLDKLKNAKSAILKDL